GCGGCCCAGTCCGCCAAGCAGGTCATCATCCAGCGCATGCGCGACGCAGAGCAGGAAATCATTTACAGCGAATACAAGGATCGCCTGGGCGAAATCGTTTCAGGCATCGTGCAGCGCCGCGACAAGGGCGGATGGGTGGTCAACCTGGGCCGCACCGAAGCCATCTTGCCGCGCGAAGAACAGATCCCGCGTGAGCATTACAAGCGCGGCGACCGCGTGCAGGCCCTTATTATCGAGGTTCGCCAGGAGGGCCGCGGCCCGCAGGTCGTCATTTCACGCTCGCACCGCGACTATATGGCCGCCCTCTTTCGCCGTGAGGTGCCCGAAGTGGACGACGGCGTCGTGCAGATCATGGGCGTGGCCCGTGACCCCGGCTCCCGCGCCAAGGTGGCGGTGCTCTCACGCGAGCGTGACGTTGACCCGGTCGGCGCCTGCGTTGGCGTGCGCGGTTCGCGCATCCAGAACATCGTGCAGGAACTGCACGGCGAACGCATTGACATCGTTGTCTGGAGCGCCGACATAGCCACCTATGCCCGCAATGCCCTGGCCCCGGCCCTGGTATCGCGCATTGTGGTGGACGAAGAAGAAAACCTGCTCGAAGTCATCGTGCCGGACGATCAGCTCACCAACGCCATCGGGCGCAAGGGGCAGAACGTCAAACTGGCCGCCAGACTTCTGGGCTGGAAAGTCGATATATTTACCGAGACCCGCTACAACGAGGCCAATGCCATCGGGCACGGTCTTGAGCAGGTGGCCAGTGTGGCCGAAGTATCCATCGAGGCTCTGCTTGACGCGGGATTCAGCTCGCTTGACAAGCTGCGCCAGGCCACGGACCAGGAGCTTTCAGACAAGCTGACCATCAGCGCGTCCCGTATCGCCGACCTGCGTTCGGCCATCAACTTCCTGGCTCCGGTGGTGGAAAGCACGCCCGAATCTTCTGCCGTTGAACTGGGCAAGGTGCATTCCGCTGATGAGAACTCCGGCCAGGGCACGGCTGACGGCAACGCCGACGAGGATGCGCAGGCTTAGGGGCGCTGACATGGTGGATGGGCAGAACACGGCTGAAACCGTGCAGGGGCCGGTACGCATGTGCATCATATGCCGCCGACGCTTCGCCAAGGCCCAATTGACCCGCCATGTGCTGACCGCCCAGGGAATTTTGACTATTGACGCTAATAAGACCAGACCTGGCAGGGGCTGGTATCTCTGTTCCGATGCCGTATGCGCGGCGAGGTTCGCCAAGTTCAGGCCCGGAACACGGCGCAAGGGGGGGAAACATGTCTGAAGAAAAAATTAAAGTATCGGAATTTGCCAAGGAATTTACCAAGGAATTTCCGGCCGTGCCCCAAAAGGACATGCTGCGTGTGATGCGCGAGCTGGGCACGTCCGCCAAAACCCTGGCAGGTTCCCTGAGCACTGAGGAGGCGGCACGCGTGCGCGAACATTTTGCCGAACAAAAACAGGCGGATGCCGAGCGTTCCGGCTCTCACCCCAACGTCATCGTGCGTCGCCGCCGTAAGGATGCTGACAAGGCCGATGCTCCTGAAGCCGCGGAAGCCGCTTCCGCAGTCACGGAAGTGAGCGCCCCCGAAGCCGTGGAAAAGCCTGCGGAAGCCGAAAGCCCCGTTGTGGCCGAAGCCGCACCCGCGCCCAAGGCTGAAGCCCCGGCCGCCAGCCCCCGCAAAGCTCAGGAAAAAGCCGAGCCTGTGGCCGCAAAGGCCGAGACCGCCGGTACGCCCAAGGCCACCAAGGCCAGGGTCGTTTCTGCAGCCCGCGTCATCAGCCGCCCCGGCGAAGAAGAAAAGAAGCCCGAACCTGTTGTGGCGGAAAAGAAGCCCAGGGCTCCTGAAGTTTCACCCGTGGCCGCCGCGCTTGCCGCCCGTGCCGCTGATGAAGCCGAAGTAAAGGCTCAGGAAAAGGCAGAAGCAAAGGCCCACGAAAAGAACGAGGCTGAAAAGGCGGCCAAGGCCGCTCGCGTGGCGCGCCCCGACGCTTCCGCCATGCCTGAGGGCTCGTCCGCGCCCACCCTGCCCCAGCGTGCCCCCGAAGCCCGCGCGGAAGCCTGGAAAGATTCCGACAATACCGATGACGCCGACGGCGCGCCCCGTCGCGCTTCCAGAACTGATGGCGGGCAGGCTCCTGCCGCCCCCCAGGTGCGCATCATTTCACGGCCCACTCCCGGCAGCCAGCAGGAACGCCCCTCGCGTCCCATGGGCGCACGCCCCGCCGGCGGCCCCGGATATTCCGGCCCTGGCGGCTCCGGCCCCGGCGCCCCGCGCGGCGACAATGCCGGCAGGCCCCCGCGTCCTGGCGCTCCCCGCCCCGCTGGCCCTGGTGGCCCCCGTCCGGCTGGCCCTGGTGGCCCGCGTCCCGCCGGCCCCGGCGGCCCCCGTCCTGGCGGCGGCGGATTCGGCCAGCAGGCCGCGCCCGCGTCCCCCACGGACAGCCGCGATGGTCAGAGCAAGAAAAAACGCCTCAAGGGCCGTCGTACCGTTGATTTTCAGCAGGGTGATTCCGTTCGCCGTGACGATGACGACAGCGTGCGTCTGAGCCGTGGCAAGGGGCGTCGCAAGGGCGGCAAACCCGTACCGGCCACGACCACGCAGCCGCTCAAGGCCGCCAAGCGTAAAATCCGCGTCACGGAAGCCATTCGTGTGGCCGACATGGCCCACCAGATGGGGCTCAAAGCCAATGAGATCATCAAGGTTCTCTTCGGCCTTGGCATCATGGCCACCATCAACCAGGCTCTGGACCTTGACACGGCCACCCTGGTCGCCTCCGAATTTGGCTATGAAGTGGAAAAGGTGGGCTTCTCTGAAGACGACTACCTGACCCCCAAGGACGTGGACGCGCCCGAAACCCTCAAGCCGCGCCCGCCCGTGGTGACCATCATGGGCCACGTGGACCACGGCAAAACCTCGCTGCTTGACGCCATCCGCAAGACCAACGTCACCAGCGGCGAAGCTGGCGGCATCACGCAGCATATCGGCGCTTACCATGTGAAGACCAAGCGCGGCGAAATCGTCTTCCTCGACACGCCCGGCCATGAAGCCTTTACGGCCATGCGCGCCCGTGGCGCCCAGGTGACGGACCTTGTCATCCTTGTGGTGGCCGCCGACGACGGCGTTATGGAGCAGACCCGGGAAGCCATCAACCACTCGCGCGCCGCCAACGTGCCCATCATGGTGGCCGTCAACAAGATGGACAAGCCCGGGGCCGACCCGGACCGCGTCCTGCGTGAGCTCGCCGAACTGGGCCTCCAGGCCGAAGAATGGGGCGGCGACACCATCGTTGCCAAGGTAGCGGCCAAGACCCGCATGGGTCTGGACGAGCTGCTGGAAATGGTGGCTCTGCAAGCCGAAATTATGGAACTCAAGGCCAATCCCGACAAG
This DNA window, taken from Desulfovibrio sp. 86, encodes the following:
- a CDS encoding YlxR family protein → MVDGQNTAETVQGPVRMCIICRRRFAKAQLTRHVLTAQGILTIDANKTRPGRGWYLCSDAVCAARFAKFRPGTRRKGGKHV
- the nusA gene encoding transcription termination factor NusA, with translation MNLELKKAIDQISKDKGLDRNMLIDTLEDAVRTSVLRRFSEDMDVEVSYNDETGDIEVYQFKIVMADGDVANPDTQIELTEALAHDPSVQVDDEMGFRVKVEDLGRIAAQSAKQVIIQRMRDAEQEIIYSEYKDRLGEIVSGIVQRRDKGGWVVNLGRTEAILPREEQIPREHYKRGDRVQALIIEVRQEGRGPQVVISRSHRDYMAALFRREVPEVDDGVVQIMGVARDPGSRAKVAVLSRERDVDPVGACVGVRGSRIQNIVQELHGERIDIVVWSADIATYARNALAPALVSRIVVDEEENLLEVIVPDDQLTNAIGRKGQNVKLAARLLGWKVDIFTETRYNEANAIGHGLEQVASVAEVSIEALLDAGFSSLDKLRQATDQELSDKLTISASRIADLRSAINFLAPVVESTPESSAVELGKVHSADENSGQGTADGNADEDAQA
- the infB gene encoding translation initiation factor IF-2, translating into MSEEKIKVSEFAKEFTKEFPAVPQKDMLRVMRELGTSAKTLAGSLSTEEAARVREHFAEQKQADAERSGSHPNVIVRRRRKDADKADAPEAAEAASAVTEVSAPEAVEKPAEAESPVVAEAAPAPKAEAPAASPRKAQEKAEPVAAKAETAGTPKATKARVVSAARVISRPGEEEKKPEPVVAEKKPRAPEVSPVAAALAARAADEAEVKAQEKAEAKAHEKNEAEKAAKAARVARPDASAMPEGSSAPTLPQRAPEARAEAWKDSDNTDDADGAPRRASRTDGGQAPAAPQVRIISRPTPGSQQERPSRPMGARPAGGPGYSGPGGSGPGAPRGDNAGRPPRPGAPRPAGPGGPRPAGPGGPRPAGPGGPRPGGGGFGQQAAPASPTDSRDGQSKKKRLKGRRTVDFQQGDSVRRDDDDSVRLSRGKGRRKGGKPVPATTTQPLKAAKRKIRVTEAIRVADMAHQMGLKANEIIKVLFGLGIMATINQALDLDTATLVASEFGYEVEKVGFSEDDYLTPKDVDAPETLKPRPPVVTIMGHVDHGKTSLLDAIRKTNVTSGEAGGITQHIGAYHVKTKRGEIVFLDTPGHEAFTAMRARGAQVTDLVILVVAADDGVMEQTREAINHSRAANVPIMVAVNKMDKPGADPDRVLRELAELGLQAEEWGGDTIVAKVAAKTRMGLDELLEMVALQAEIMELKANPDKLARGHIVEAKLDKGRGPVATVLIQEGTLRLGDNFVCGPFSGRVRALMSDQGKKVKDAGPSLPVEVQGFEGVPEAGEEFFVVSDEKLARRIADSRAIKQRERDLASESRVTLETFLSQRKSDQETLTLNLVLKADVQGSLEAITEALLKQSTEKVRINVVHGGTGAITESDILLASASQAIIIGFNVRPTSKIKDVAEHENVDIRFYEIIYKLVDDIKSAMTGMLAPVQREVYLGQAEVRDTFSVPKVGVIAGSYVADGKIARNAGVRLLRDGVVVYTGKISSLKRFKDDSKEVVKGNECGVGLENFNDVKIGDIIEAFETVEEAATL